The following proteins are encoded in a genomic region of Methylobacterium tardum:
- a CDS encoding CYTH domain-containing protein, which produces MALEIERKFLATPAVLPLCRSGTLLVQGYLYTDAHNTLRVRRAGDRAFLTWKGAKSGATREEVECEVPLQMGEELLADVSPNERIEKMRYRVEHAGAVWDVDVFKGALDGLILAEIEMAHEDELVVLPFWLGSEVTSDQRYRNSRLAAGDISIMLAA; this is translated from the coding sequence ATGGCCCTTGAGATCGAGCGCAAGTTCCTCGCAACACCCGCCGTGTTGCCTCTCTGCCGGTCCGGCACACTCCTTGTTCAGGGCTATCTCTACACCGACGCTCACAACACGCTTCGTGTCCGCCGGGCAGGAGATCGGGCGTTCCTGACATGGAAAGGGGCGAAGAGTGGCGCCACCCGCGAGGAGGTGGAGTGCGAGGTGCCCTTGCAAATGGGTGAGGAATTGCTCGCCGACGTGTCGCCGAACGAGCGCATTGAGAAGATGCGATATCGGGTCGAGCACGCGGGGGCGGTCTGGGACGTTGATGTGTTCAAGGGCGCCCTCGACGGGCTGATCCTGGCCGAGATCGAAATGGCGCACGAGGACGAACTCGTGGTGCTGCCGTTCTGGCTCGGAAGTGAAGTCACGTCGGACCAGCGCTATCGCAACTCGCGGCTGGCGGCCGGCGATATATCAATCATGCTGGCGGCCTGA
- a CDS encoding DUF2278 family protein encodes MPLRSYSVLKGRPVGIRLGSGASPHYQIHIVVGDEDYRIAINVQSGDGSECDFLLRSRFEHPITARLAELAPGLHPQAPGPDGLGLDYIRGNLLQPQKMVPLPATAAGPDNDLNEKLDHYIQRALADENAVVYAFGATWGPEPGKPDKYFGFRPGRGIHDIHMNQGNPPPPKGKAAWFEDNGPWQDGGLVIQFPSQEQWVAVFMKFQSQAWHTDDDTGKPLDLGDGTPTSHHLPPHHVPTRTQPDGLVRIVAALVNDTATPERETVTLLNTADRDLALDGWSLVDKMKNRMPLEGEIGKGATRLIVVAKPVELSNRGGIISLLDERGVKVHGVSYTRDQARTPGLTIAFGS; translated from the coding sequence ATGCCGCTCAGATCCTACTCCGTCCTAAAAGGCCGCCCGGTGGGCATTCGCCTCGGATCCGGCGCCTCCCCGCACTACCAAATCCACATTGTAGTTGGGGACGAGGATTACCGGATCGCTATCAACGTCCAGTCCGGAGACGGCAGCGAGTGCGACTTTCTGCTCCGCTCGCGCTTCGAGCATCCGATCACCGCCCGGCTCGCCGAACTCGCGCCGGGACTACATCCGCAGGCGCCGGGTCCGGACGGGCTCGGGCTTGACTACATCCGTGGGAACCTGCTCCAGCCGCAGAAAATGGTCCCTCTTCCCGCGACTGCTGCGGGACCAGACAACGACCTCAACGAAAAGCTCGATCATTACATCCAGCGCGCACTCGCGGACGAAAACGCGGTGGTCTACGCCTTCGGCGCGACCTGGGGGCCGGAGCCCGGCAAGCCCGACAAATACTTCGGCTTCCGCCCCGGGCGCGGCATCCATGACATCCACATGAACCAGGGCAACCCACCGCCGCCGAAGGGTAAGGCGGCATGGTTCGAAGACAACGGACCCTGGCAGGATGGCGGACTGGTAATCCAGTTTCCCAGTCAGGAGCAGTGGGTAGCGGTGTTCATGAAATTCCAGAGCCAAGCGTGGCACACAGACGATGACACGGGCAAGCCGCTCGACCTCGGCGATGGTACCCCGACTTCGCACCATCTCCCGCCGCACCACGTGCCGACCCGGACCCAGCCTGACGGGCTTGTTCGAATTGTCGCGGCGCTCGTAAACGATACCGCTACCCCTGAGCGCGAGACAGTGACCCTCCTCAACACGGCCGACCGCGATCTGGCTCTCGATGGCTGGTCTCTGGTTGACAAGATGAAGAACCGCATGCCGCTCGAAGGTGAGATCGGCAAGGGCGCCACGCGGCTCATAGTCGTGGCTAAGCCGGTGGAGTTGTCCAACCGCGGCGGCATCATCAGCTTGCTGGACGAGCGTGGAGTCAAGGTCCACGGCGTGTCCTACACGCGCGATCAGGCGCGTACACCCGGTCTGACGATCGCCTTCGGTTCATGA
- a CDS encoding DUF3616 domain-containing protein, protein MTLDYRHADKAHHLVRSLSGVSFDGVCLWTVSDEGRTLERLAADEQGFVFERQFVLDTLFPDLPSDKEADLEGLDAEDGRVWLCGSHARTRAKLAPDGRPSPDIRRRPSRHLLGSVVATEAADPAAYALPFTDAGSLRSRLRDDPLLADFANLPSKENGLDIEGLAVLGSRLLLGLRGPVVAGLAVAVELRLRSDGRIANTAPIRHLLNLGGLGIRDLTRFGEDVLVLAGPVTGADGPFRIYTWRPVRTKAPQEPKPTWAWLSAEEHPEGFCWLERGDRFGLLVVYDSPDERRIEGHRYTADWFDLTP, encoded by the coding sequence GTGACTCTCGACTATCGCCACGCCGATAAGGCGCACCACCTCGTGCGAAGCCTATCTGGCGTTTCCTTCGACGGCGTGTGCCTCTGGACGGTCTCCGATGAAGGACGCACCCTGGAACGCCTTGCAGCCGACGAGCAGGGTTTCGTCTTCGAGCGGCAATTTGTGCTCGACACACTCTTTCCCGATCTGCCCTCCGACAAGGAGGCGGATCTTGAAGGGCTCGACGCCGAGGATGGGCGCGTCTGGTTATGCGGTTCGCACGCGCGCACCCGCGCGAAACTGGCCCCCGACGGCAGGCCGAGCCCTGACATTCGGCGACGCCCAAGCCGCCATCTTCTCGGCAGCGTAGTGGCGACCGAAGCCGCCGACCCTGCGGCCTACGCACTGCCTTTCACCGATGCAGGGAGTCTGCGTAGTCGCTTGCGCGACGATCCGCTGCTAGCCGATTTCGCGAACTTGCCGAGCAAGGAGAATGGGCTCGACATCGAAGGCCTTGCGGTGCTCGGGAGCCGATTGCTGCTCGGTCTACGGGGACCTGTGGTCGCAGGCCTTGCCGTCGCGGTGGAACTGCGGCTGCGAAGCGACGGCAGGATCGCGAACACCGCACCGATCCGCCATCTGCTCAACCTAGGTGGCCTCGGCATTCGGGATCTCACCCGTTTCGGTGAGGACGTTCTCGTACTGGCCGGGCCGGTCACGGGGGCTGACGGGCCGTTCCGGATCTACACGTGGCGCCCCGTCCGCACGAAAGCGCCGCAGGAGCCAAAGCCCACATGGGCTTGGCTCTCGGCTGAGGAACACCCGGAAGGTTTCTGTTGGCTGGAGCGCGGCGACCGGTTTGGTCTACTCGTCGTCTATGACAGCCCCGACGAGCGACGCATCGAGGGTCACCGCTACACCGCCGACTGGTTCGATCTGACGCCGTGA
- a CDS encoding phospholipase D-like domain-containing protein, whose product MARTEVQLARSHPAPAPRSSQAPSRERDRPLPDPCRGRASAGPRTGECGRQHAQDQAWAGRRQHLRGGATPARLPYSARLHQLCDGYDAPPPFITTFTNGILSTQFLLKVLSEDGAIKPGELEDHLRKPGDWLRRYLSGDVLTVITAFFAQEGGRFHAALYELEDEELEDLLAANAERLSLILSDAGSRSPRKHKAEGEDEEDDIRTDGADEAEGKTVYDARNAKARATLRALADRPGTAFEMQDRFFNGSGHIGHNKFVVFVDDAGTPRSVLTGSTNWTWSGVAGQSNNCIRIDNSQIAAAYLAYWKALRRDEQPVPEPPGSRAVGAVQGDDLKKANRSPVPPVTVGSTTMEVRFSPNVPGKSQPPTAKAIKPSRPPPDMDRLFSLVRRAKQAILFLVFMPSRGGLHSIVSEAIALGLKDTSLNVVGAISDTQAMWGYEASHQGEDGRKVPAWSPHTFAQAGVSVVRATALTDREIGRQLGDFQIDEKLTVGRAIIHDKVVVIDPLDPDRCAVAFGSHNLGYKASYANDENLMIVRGHQPLAEAYAAHVLDVYDHYRFRAVEAERAAGRGNEEARWDGFLKTDGSWQASASRRLSDYFTG is encoded by the coding sequence TTGGCCCGTACAGAAGTTCAACTGGCGCGATCTCACCCTGCGCCGGCGCCGCGATCTAGCCAAGCTCCGTCCCGAGAACGAGACCGTCCGCTACCGGATCCGTGCCGTGGGCGCGCTTCGGCCGGGCCTCGAACCGGTGAATGTGGTCGCCAGCACGCACAAGACCAGGCGTGGGCAGGTCGTCGTCAACACCTACGAGGGGGCGCCACGCCCGCTCGGCTACCTTACAGCGCCCGCCTTCACCAACTCTGTGACGGCTACGACGCACCGCCCCCCTTCATCACGACATTCACGAACGGGATCCTGTCGACGCAGTTCCTGCTGAAGGTTTTATCCGAGGACGGCGCGATCAAGCCGGGCGAACTCGAGGACCATCTGAGAAAACCGGGCGATTGGCTGCGGCGCTACCTCTCCGGCGATGTCCTTACCGTAATCACGGCGTTCTTTGCGCAGGAGGGCGGCCGATTCCACGCGGCACTCTACGAGCTTGAGGATGAGGAACTTGAGGACCTTCTCGCCGCCAATGCCGAACGTCTCTCCCTGATCCTGTCCGATGCCGGCAGCCGGAGTCCGAGGAAGCATAAGGCCGAAGGCGAGGACGAAGAGGACGACATCCGCACCGACGGCGCGGACGAGGCCGAAGGCAAGACGGTTTACGATGCACGCAATGCGAAGGCTCGCGCCACCCTGCGCGCCTTGGCGGACCGTCCTGGCACGGCATTCGAGATGCAGGACCGGTTCTTCAATGGGTCCGGGCATATAGGCCACAACAAGTTTGTGGTCTTTGTCGATGACGCAGGGACACCGCGCTCGGTACTGACCGGTTCGACGAACTGGACATGGTCGGGCGTCGCCGGCCAAAGCAACAACTGCATCCGTATCGACAATTCGCAAATCGCCGCGGCGTATCTCGCCTACTGGAAGGCGCTCCGCCGCGACGAGCAGCCGGTGCCGGAGCCGCCGGGCTCAAGGGCAGTCGGCGCCGTCCAGGGCGATGATTTGAAGAAGGCGAACCGCAGCCCGGTCCCACCAGTGACCGTGGGCAGCACCACAATGGAAGTAAGGTTCTCGCCGAACGTGCCAGGCAAGAGCCAACCGCCCACCGCGAAAGCGATTAAGCCGTCTCGACCGCCGCCCGACATGGACCGACTGTTCTCGCTCGTGCGCCGGGCGAAGCAGGCGATCCTCTTCCTCGTGTTCATGCCTTCGCGCGGCGGTCTCCACTCGATCGTCTCGGAAGCGATTGCGCTTGGGCTCAAGGACACCTCGCTCAACGTCGTCGGCGCTATTTCCGATACGCAGGCGATGTGGGGCTACGAGGCGAGCCACCAAGGGGAGGACGGCCGCAAGGTCCCTGCCTGGTCGCCGCACACCTTCGCTCAGGCCGGCGTGTCAGTGGTGCGCGCCACCGCGCTGACCGACCGAGAGATTGGCCGCCAGCTCGGCGATTTCCAGATCGACGAGAAGCTAACCGTCGGCCGCGCGATCATCCACGACAAGGTGGTCGTGATCGATCCGCTCGATCCCGATCGCTGCGCCGTCGCTTTCGGCAGCCACAACCTCGGCTATAAGGCATCTTACGCGAACGATGAGAACCTGATGATCGTGCGCGGGCATCAGCCCCTCGCCGAGGCGTATGCCGCGCACGTGCTGGACGTCTACGACCACTATCGCTTCCGTGCCGTCGAGGCGGAGCGAGCGGCCGGGCGCGGTAACGAGGAGGCGCGTTGGGACGGCTTTCTAAAGACCGATGGCTCATGGCAGGCATCAGCGTCACGCCGCCTCTCCGACTATTTCACCGGATAG
- the ppk2 gene encoding polyphosphate kinase 2: MTHDDSSAQNAAMEAIRRELVDSYDEELELGLEDDRLERISDASGHASSDRLDRKVYFRELLRLQHELVRLQDWVQDRKLRVVVLFEGRDSAGKGGVIKRITQRLNPRICRVAALPAPSERERTQWYFQRYVAHLPAAGEIVLFDRSWYNRAGVERVMGFCTETEVEEFFRSVPEFERMLVRSGIVLVKYWFSITDEEQEFRFQMRIQDPLKQWKLSPMDVESRRRWEDYTRAKEDMLARTHIPEAPWWVVEAVDKRRARLNCIQHLLGQIPYDAVEHPSVRLPARVRNADYVRGPVPAEMYVPAVY, translated from the coding sequence ATGACGCACGACGACAGCTCTGCCCAAAACGCTGCCATGGAAGCCATCCGGCGGGAGCTTGTCGACAGTTACGATGAAGAATTGGAGTTGGGTCTCGAAGACGATCGACTGGAGCGGATCTCAGACGCATCCGGGCATGCCTCATCGGATCGCCTGGATCGCAAGGTCTACTTCCGCGAACTGCTGCGCCTTCAGCACGAGCTGGTCCGCCTTCAGGACTGGGTGCAGGATCGCAAGCTGCGGGTCGTCGTCCTGTTCGAGGGCCGAGACTCAGCTGGGAAGGGTGGCGTAATCAAGCGCATCACCCAACGTCTCAACCCTCGAATCTGCCGTGTCGCCGCGCTGCCCGCCCCGAGCGAGCGCGAACGCACCCAGTGGTACTTCCAGCGCTACGTCGCCCACCTTCCGGCAGCCGGAGAGATCGTGCTGTTCGATCGCTCCTGGTACAACCGCGCCGGGGTCGAGCGGGTCATGGGCTTCTGTACGGAAACGGAGGTGGAAGAGTTTTTCCGCTCTGTTCCCGAGTTCGAGCGCATGCTGGTGCGCTCCGGCATCGTGCTGGTGAAGTATTGGTTCTCGATCACCGACGAGGAGCAGGAGTTCCGCTTCCAGATGCGGATCCAGGATCCTCTGAAGCAGTGGAAGCTGTCACCGATGGATGTCGAGTCGCGTCGCCGCTGGGAGGACTACACCAGGGCCAAGGAAGACATGCTGGCGCGCACGCATATCCCCGAGGCGCCGTGGTGGGTGGTCGAGGCAGTCGATAAGAGGCGGGCGCGCCTGAACTGCATCCAGCACCTCCTGGGCCAGATCCCGTACGATGCCGTGGAGCACCCTTCCGTCCGGCTGCCCGCGCGAGTGCGGAACGCGGATTATGTCCGTGGCCCTGTCCCGGCCGAGATGTATGTTCCGGCGGTGTACTGA
- a CDS encoding inorganic phosphate transporter → MSDAILAPTSSIGQVPSGRPKLDRGLHPGGIIAFLLVLVAGLGYAVVSLIADMNAVHQEPLAIGAFVLLGLALLIALGFEFVNGFHDTANAVATVIYTHSMPPLVAVIWSGAFNFLGVMLSSGAVAYAIVTLLPVELILQVGSGAGYAMIFALLLAAIIWNLGTWALGLPNSSSHALIGSVLGVGLANQFMGGQDGTSGVDWNQALNVFKALLFSPVCGFVLAALLLLALKFAVRRKDLYEAPKGDAPPPLWIRGLLILTCTLVSFFHGGNDGQKGMGLIMLILIGAAPTAYALNRTMTADATPAFVQTSQAASTVFAGHADGEPRPDASQARKTVADALKAKGLNKPEVYSALAALSTDIATSVKNYGSLQQVPAGATSNVRNDMYLASDAIRLLPKAGATFSEAETKTLKSYTDLLNAGTRYIPDWVKVCVALALGLGTMVGWKRIVVTVGEKIGKTHLTYAQGASAEIVAAGTIGLAELYGLPVSTTHILSSGVAGTMAANGSGLQLATVRNMALAWVTTLPAAILIAGSLFFILRHVF, encoded by the coding sequence ATGTCCGACGCAATTTTGGCCCCGACGAGTTCGATAGGACAGGTGCCGAGTGGGCGGCCCAAGCTCGACCGGGGGTTGCATCCGGGCGGCATCATCGCCTTCCTGCTCGTGCTGGTGGCGGGGCTCGGCTATGCCGTCGTGAGCCTGATCGCCGACATGAATGCCGTGCACCAGGAGCCGCTGGCGATCGGCGCCTTCGTGCTGCTCGGGCTCGCCCTGCTGATCGCGCTCGGTTTCGAGTTCGTGAACGGCTTCCACGACACCGCCAACGCGGTCGCCACCGTAATCTACACCCACTCGATGCCGCCGCTGGTCGCCGTGATCTGGTCGGGTGCCTTCAACTTCCTCGGCGTGATGCTCTCCTCGGGCGCGGTGGCCTACGCCATCGTCACCCTGCTGCCGGTCGAGTTGATCCTGCAGGTTGGCTCGGGCGCCGGCTACGCGATGATCTTCGCCCTGCTGCTGGCCGCGATCATCTGGAACCTGGGGACCTGGGCGCTCGGCCTGCCGAACTCCTCGTCCCACGCGCTGATCGGCTCGGTGCTCGGCGTCGGCCTCGCCAACCAGTTCATGGGCGGCCAGGACGGCACCTCGGGCGTCGATTGGAACCAGGCGCTCAACGTGTTCAAGGCGCTGCTGTTCTCGCCCGTCTGCGGCTTTGTGCTGGCGGCCCTGCTGCTGCTCGCGCTCAAGTTCGCCGTGCGCCGCAAGGATCTCTACGAAGCGCCGAAGGGCGATGCACCGCCGCCGCTGTGGATCCGCGGCCTGCTGATCCTCACCTGCACGCTGGTCTCCTTCTTCCACGGCGGCAATGACGGACAGAAGGGCATGGGCCTGATCATGCTGATCCTGATCGGCGCCGCCCCGACCGCCTACGCGCTGAACCGGACCATGACGGCCGACGCGACTCCGGCCTTCGTGCAGACTTCACAGGCTGCCAGCACCGTGTTTGCAGGTCACGCCGACGGTGAGCCGCGCCCCGATGCATCTCAGGCCCGCAAGACTGTCGCCGACGCGTTGAAGGCGAAGGGGCTCAACAAGCCGGAGGTGTACAGCGCCCTGGCCGCGCTCTCGACCGACATCGCGACGTCGGTGAAGAACTACGGCTCGCTCCAGCAGGTCCCGGCGGGGGCGACCTCGAACGTCCGCAACGACATGTACCTCGCATCGGATGCGATCCGGCTGCTGCCGAAGGCAGGCGCGACCTTCTCCGAGGCGGAGACGAAGACCCTCAAGAGCTACACCGATCTCCTGAACGCCGGCACGCGCTACATTCCGGACTGGGTGAAGGTCTGCGTAGCGCTGGCCCTCGGGCTCGGCACCATGGTCGGCTGGAAGCGCATCGTCGTGACGGTGGGCGAGAAGATCGGCAAGACCCATCTCACCTACGCCCAGGGCGCCTCGGCCGAGATCGTGGCCGCCGGCACGATCGGGCTCGCCGAGCTCTACGGCCTGCCGGTCTCGACCACGCATATCCTGTCGTCGGGCGTCGCCGGTACGATGGCGGCCAACGGCTCGGGCCTGCAACTCGCCACGGTGCGCAATATGGCGCTCGCCTGGGTCACGACGCTGCCAGCGGCCATCCTGATCGCCGGCTCGCTGTTCTTCATCCTGCGCCACGTGTTCTGA
- a CDS encoding CorA family divalent cation transporter, with the protein MEDAATAPARLLCDEPALPGLLWAMRFGEGGRGHLADPGETPLNPGSFGAGFTWLHFNLNDARLAALVAEGRLGPTHLTTAAFASDPHQRLIVEAGHIGGVVADLVYERGESPKVDAGGRLHFVMGPRLLVSGRRHPVLGPDRARDAAAEGRGIVAPIQLLDVIVDQVVTAMVETGARLADELDEIEDHILGERVRGERRRLGPIRRDAVRLHRQLLGLRAVFHRLETAADDEEVPAVAVTAAARIAQRLDALDRDMVMLADRSRLMQEELSSYLAQASNRQLYTLSVLTALFLPPTLVTGLFGMNTKSLPLTENDGGSYVAMAIAGISALVAFALIRGLGIRPPRD; encoded by the coding sequence ATGGAAGACGCTGCCACAGCACCGGCTCGTCTGCTGTGCGACGAGCCGGCCCTTCCAGGTCTGCTCTGGGCTATGCGCTTCGGCGAAGGTGGCCGCGGTCACCTCGCCGATCCAGGTGAGACGCCGCTCAATCCCGGCAGCTTCGGCGCGGGGTTCACTTGGCTGCACTTCAACTTGAATGACGCGCGGCTCGCCGCCCTCGTCGCCGAAGGGCGGCTCGGGCCGACACACCTGACCACGGCAGCCTTCGCGAGCGACCCGCACCAGCGCCTGATCGTCGAGGCCGGCCATATCGGCGGTGTCGTGGCCGATTTGGTCTATGAGAGAGGCGAGAGCCCGAAGGTCGATGCCGGCGGGCGCCTGCACTTCGTCATGGGCCCGCGCCTGCTCGTCAGCGGCCGGCGTCACCCTGTCCTCGGGCCGGACCGCGCACGCGACGCGGCTGCGGAAGGTAGAGGTATCGTTGCTCCGATCCAGTTGCTCGACGTCATCGTCGATCAAGTCGTGACCGCGATGGTCGAGACTGGCGCTCGCCTGGCCGATGAACTGGACGAGATCGAGGACCACATCCTCGGCGAGCGCGTGCGCGGCGAACGGCGGCGGCTCGGGCCGATCCGCCGGGATGCGGTCCGGCTGCACCGGCAGCTCCTCGGCCTGCGCGCCGTCTTCCACCGGCTTGAGACCGCGGCAGACGACGAGGAGGTCCCGGCCGTAGCCGTTACAGCCGCCGCCCGGATCGCGCAGCGGCTGGACGCGCTCGACCGGGACATGGTGATGCTCGCCGACCGCAGCCGGCTGATGCAGGAGGAGCTGTCCTCCTACCTCGCCCAGGCTTCGAACCGCCAACTCTACACCTTGTCGGTGCTGACGGCGCTGTTCTTGCCGCCGACGCTCGTGACCGGGCTGTTCGGCATGAACACCAAGAGCCTGCCGCTGACCGAGAACGACGGCGGCTCTTACGTGGCCATGGCCATCGCCGGCATCTCGGCACTCGTGGCCTTCGCCCTCATCCGCGGTCTCGGCATCCGGCCGCCGAGAGACTGA
- a CDS encoding carbohydrate porin, producing MRSATCAIVRTAAASVLIAQASLATAQPDADALTTAARIAAEGIAIGSDAGAGGDPQTSVAQPVFSAGRAAEVTTSFQPLLGPAGDPGGYRAYLESRGITFGLISVAESYTNLRGGLRRGSTGLTLLDLDVDVDLDTLAGWTGATAHATFYQIQGSGASRSRVGNLMTVSEIEALPASRLSELWFEQSLFDGRLMLRLGELSADTEYMVSQTSILFTNGTFGWPAIFAANMTDGGPAYPLSAPSVRLKYVPSRELSFQASLIDGTPGGGRPDSGIDPQRRNPNGTRFPLSDPPLAIAEVSYAYNTRPGAPGQPGTVTLGGWHRFGRVDALTPDPVSGLGRRVSGDSGVYGLIDQTIYREPDDPNDGASVFLRASASPGDRNLADFYLDGGIAYRGLLPGRSDDTLGFAAGFTHISAAARRLDTIAAAQSSSPYPRRSAETVLEATYQVVLGPGVAVQPTLQYVIHPGGGIANSRAPEGTRVRDATVFGLRAIARY from the coding sequence GTGCGCTCTGCCACCTGTGCCATTGTCCGCACCGCCGCCGCATCCGTTCTGATCGCGCAGGCCAGCCTCGCCACGGCACAACCTGATGCGGATGCATTGACGACGGCCGCGCGGATTGCAGCCGAGGGCATCGCCATCGGCTCTGATGCCGGCGCGGGCGGCGATCCGCAGACCTCGGTCGCGCAGCCGGTCTTCTCGGCCGGGCGCGCAGCGGAGGTGACGACCTCGTTCCAGCCTCTGCTGGGACCCGCAGGCGATCCCGGCGGGTACCGCGCCTACCTGGAGAGCCGCGGCATCACGTTCGGCCTGATCTCGGTCGCCGAGTCGTACACGAACCTGCGCGGAGGCCTGCGCAGGGGCTCCACCGGCCTGACGCTCCTCGATCTCGACGTCGACGTCGATCTCGACACCTTGGCCGGCTGGACGGGCGCCACAGCTCACGCGACCTTCTACCAAATCCAGGGCAGCGGCGCCTCCCGCTCCCGGGTCGGCAATCTGATGACGGTGAGCGAGATCGAGGCGCTGCCCGCCTCGCGCCTGTCGGAGCTGTGGTTCGAGCAGAGCCTGTTCGACGGCAGGCTGATGCTGCGTCTCGGTGAGCTTTCCGCCGACACCGAGTACATGGTGAGCCAGACCAGCATCCTCTTCACCAATGGCACCTTCGGCTGGCCGGCGATCTTCGCCGCGAACATGACCGATGGCGGACCGGCCTATCCGCTCTCCGCTCCCTCCGTGCGCCTGAAATACGTGCCGAGCCGGGAGCTCTCCTTCCAGGCGAGCCTGATCGACGGCACACCGGGAGGTGGGCGGCCCGATTCGGGAATCGATCCGCAACGACGCAACCCGAACGGCACCCGTTTTCCCCTCTCTGACCCACCGCTCGCCATCGCGGAGGTCTCGTACGCCTACAACACCCGTCCGGGAGCACCGGGTCAGCCGGGCACCGTGACGCTCGGCGGGTGGCACCGGTTCGGGCGCGTCGACGCACTCACGCCCGACCCGGTCAGCGGCCTCGGCCGCCGTGTTTCGGGTGACTCCGGCGTCTACGGCCTGATCGATCAGACGATCTACCGGGAGCCGGACGATCCGAACGACGGCGCCAGCGTGTTCCTGCGCGCCTCGGCCTCGCCCGGCGACCGCAACCTCGCCGATTTCTATCTCGACGGCGGCATCGCCTATCGCGGGCTGTTGCCCGGCCGCTCGGACGACACCCTCGGCTTCGCCGCCGGCTTCACGCACATATCTGCTGCCGCACGGCGCCTCGACACGATCGCAGCGGCACAGAGTTCGTCACCGTATCCGCGTCGCAGTGCTGAGACGGTGCTCGAGGCGACTTACCAGGTCGTCCTCGGCCCCGGTGTCGCGGTGCAGCCAACCCTGCAGTACGTCATTCATCCCGGTGGCGGGATCGCCAATTCCCGTGCTCCAGAGGGTACGCGCGTCCGCGACGCCACCGTGTTCGGGCTGCGCGCCATCGCTCGGTATTGA